A genomic window from Deltaproteobacteria bacterium includes:
- a CDS encoding type II toxin-antitoxin system RelE/ParE family toxin has protein sequence MKELAEIPSHVRKVIDTFVFEEVPSLDYISQSIRIEKLKGYPDYFKARFGSYRVGMKREGDTLVFERVMHRKDIYRYFP, from the coding sequence TTGAAAGAGCTCGCTGAAATTCCATCTCACGTAAGAAAAGTAATCGACACCTTTGTCTTTGAGGAAGTACCTTCTTTAGATTATATTTCTCAAAGTATAAGGATTGAGAAGTTAAAAGGATATCCCGATTATTTTAAAGCTCGTTTTGGTTCGTATCGTGTAGGAATGAAAAGGGAAGGCGATACTCTGGTGTTTGAAAGGGTCATGCATAGAAAAGACATTTACCGTTATTTCCCTTAG